In Bdellovibrio svalbardensis, a single genomic region encodes these proteins:
- a CDS encoding methyltransferase domain-containing protein, whose product MKRTHSPNGRLNYLATLSSKFSAPPIISAEMIQKIQGLEEIDDAEFDSIYPPRIRAISDIQWSSIAAAHHIADLIGRNSKYRFIDIGSGVGKLCTLLSFLTELEIFGIEQRKNLFEVSKAIAQENALDRVHFIHGNMLDLNWSDYDIFYFYNPFQEHICDDTDIALIDRDIDLDRKHYVQYVSEVFRQMTWLTPGKKVITFHGYGGQMPSTMKFLDSRPVDNGELCLWEKVAGENSL is encoded by the coding sequence GTGAAAAGAACTCACTCCCCCAATGGCCGATTGAATTATCTGGCCACGCTTTCGAGCAAATTCTCTGCACCACCGATAATTTCTGCAGAGATGATTCAAAAAATACAAGGGCTCGAGGAGATAGATGATGCTGAGTTTGATAGCATCTATCCCCCTCGAATTAGAGCGATCTCTGATATCCAATGGAGCTCCATCGCGGCCGCCCACCACATTGCGGACTTGATTGGACGTAATTCAAAATATCGATTCATTGATATCGGCTCAGGGGTTGGAAAACTCTGCACGTTATTATCCTTCCTGACAGAGCTAGAAATATTTGGGATCGAGCAACGGAAAAACCTGTTTGAAGTATCCAAAGCCATCGCACAAGAGAATGCTTTAGACCGGGTTCATTTCATTCACGGTAATATGCTCGATCTAAATTGGTCTGATTATGACATATTCTACTTCTACAACCCTTTCCAAGAACACATCTGTGATGACACTGACATTGCACTCATTGATAGGGACATTGACCTTGATCGAAAGCATTATGTGCAATATGTTAGCGAAGTATTTCGCCAGATGACTTGGCTAACCCCTGGCAAGAAGGTCATCACTTTTCATGGATATGGAGGTCAAATGCCATCAACCATGAAGTTTTTAGACAGCCGTCCAGTTGATAACGGGGAATTGTGCCTTTGGGAAAAGGTCGCCGGAGAAAATAGCCTGTGA
- the gcvH gene encoding glycine cleavage system protein GcvH: MPYTLPEELYYTKNHEWLQVDENLVTIGLTEHAIDQLGEVIYLDFPEDGQHANQGQALCSIESILKIHDILSSINGTVLEVNSSLVDDPTLINDDPMGEGWLFRVELDNERDLANLLRSKDYKELLETSSKNGSV; the protein is encoded by the coding sequence ATGCCATATACATTGCCCGAAGAACTTTATTATACGAAGAACCACGAATGGCTTCAGGTTGACGAAAACCTGGTCACTATTGGACTCACAGAACATGCTATCGATCAACTTGGCGAAGTCATCTATTTGGATTTCCCAGAAGATGGTCAACATGCCAATCAAGGACAAGCCTTGTGTTCTATCGAAAGCATCTTAAAGATTCACGACATTCTATCTTCCATCAACGGCACTGTGCTGGAGGTCAACTCATCCTTGGTTGACGATCCTACTCTTATCAATGATGACCCCATGGGCGAGGGCTGGCTGTTTAGAGTGGAATTAGATAACGAACGAGATCTCGCAAATTTACTGCGCTCAAAAGACTACAAGGAATTGCTAGAGACCTCTTCGAAAAATGGAAGTGTGTGA
- a CDS encoding Fur family transcriptional regulator encodes MKKHKDLVLYLKSHGLRMTSSKKLLIQFFLDNQHRHIPNQDLQKFMSEHLPDVDRTTIYRNIEKFIELEVIQELSLPKKGKVFQYIFEKKPHHYYICKSCGKVIKGNDDLFKRIEKALKEVHDFSKANLSVVFYGYCSKCDPKLS; translated from the coding sequence GTGAAGAAACATAAGGACCTCGTCCTGTATCTAAAATCACATGGTCTTCGTATGACCTCGTCAAAAAAACTTCTGATTCAATTCTTTTTGGACAATCAGCATCGCCATATTCCAAATCAAGATCTGCAGAAGTTCATGAGCGAGCATCTTCCCGATGTCGATAGAACCACCATCTATCGAAATATCGAAAAGTTTATTGAACTTGAAGTCATCCAAGAACTCAGCCTACCCAAAAAAGGGAAGGTCTTTCAGTATATTTTCGAAAAGAAGCCCCACCACTACTACATTTGCAAATCCTGCGGCAAAGTCATCAAAGGCAACGACGACCTCTTCAAAAGAATTGAAAAAGCCCTCAAGGAAGTCCATGACTTCTCGAAGGCCAATCTTTCCGTCGTATTTTACGGATATTGCTCAAAATGTGATCCGAAGCTCTCCTAG
- a CDS encoding BON domain-containing protein, whose amino-acid sequence MKYLAICLYAGFLSFALPMSSGHAATTDKKESTGEYVDDSVITTKIMNDLLAEPKLKSTEIKVKTHKGVVQLSGFVTSQADINRAVEIAKSVKGVTSVKNDMRLK is encoded by the coding sequence ATGAAGTACCTAGCAATTTGTCTTTACGCCGGCTTTTTGTCTTTTGCGCTACCAATGTCTTCAGGTCATGCCGCAACAACAGATAAAAAGGAAAGTACCGGTGAGTATGTTGACGACAGTGTTATCACTACGAAAATCATGAATGATCTGCTCGCGGAACCAAAATTGAAATCCACTGAAATCAAAGTTAAAACCCACAAAGGAGTGGTTCAATTGAGTGGCTTTGTAACGTCGCAGGCTGATATTAACAGAGCGGTTGAAATCGCAAAAAGCGTTAAGGGAGTCACATCCGTCAAGAATGACATGCGCCTGAAGTAA